From Candidatus Rokuibacteriota bacterium, the proteins below share one genomic window:
- a CDS encoding DNA internalization-related competence protein ComEC/Rec2, giving the protein MRLEALPLAPVAGAFVGGLAAAAWIGPHRSWIWLVALAAALLSVWSLWRRREALVVPSLLVLFALLGFIRAGSAPLPPDHIARLPLPTRITVEGQLVEEPMRFAPDRERLLIDVEAVEAGQARRPARGRVQVTLYGQPPPLTEGQRVRGEFRLHRPLGFRNPAGFDYPAHLAREGIYLVGSGRPDRLEPITPEDPPWTVRVKRWALATLHRNLPPRSAALLAGLLLGERTGLPRSMDEAFRRAGVYHILAVSGFNVALIASTVFLGLRLVGLPRRLVAVVASMLLVGYALVVGGQPSVVRATVMGLLLLLGLLLERDANPINSLALAALGILLWRPGDLWEPGFQLSFAATLGILWLTPSTLEVLTSRGWPTWLAAGVAVSLGAQLAVTPIMLSHFNQLSLVGIAANLVVVPLAALATTLGLAALLAASVSDGLAQLFFESLWLILLALRFAARLASALPWALVHLPAPHWSAVAAFYGLLALVPRLHRSARATLIAGMLAAWVVALSVWPWLKPLDGRLRVTFLDVGQGDAIFVELPDGRRLLLDGGPGGERRFDVGERIIAPFLWNRGVHALDVVAMSHSDPDHAGGLAAVISRFGIKEFWDNGIWEAGSAELYGLVERSGAIRRSLTRGTRFWLGPVLVTVLNPPAVPLRGSPRGPASDENNNSLVLRLDWGLASFLFTGDLEQEGEAALLEARQPLGHLVLKVAHHGSRYSTTEAFLAAAQPRLAVVSAGARNPFRHPTGETLDRLDRAGARVFRTDRDGAIVLEMDGATMSVTRWATRETQTWLLDSEPEPGAGERAGRDSAQVSTTTASEPVPPPL; this is encoded by the coding sequence ATGCGTCTCGAAGCCCTGCCGCTGGCGCCGGTCGCCGGCGCATTCGTCGGCGGCCTGGCAGCCGCGGCTTGGATCGGCCCGCACCGGAGCTGGATCTGGCTCGTCGCGCTCGCCGCCGCTCTGCTCTCGGTGTGGAGCCTCTGGCGCCGGCGCGAGGCGCTGGTCGTCCCGTCCCTGCTCGTCCTCTTCGCGCTCCTCGGCTTCATCCGGGCCGGGTCCGCTCCGCTTCCCCCCGACCATATCGCCCGCCTCCCGCTCCCCACCCGAATCACGGTCGAGGGGCAGCTCGTCGAAGAACCCATGCGCTTCGCCCCCGACCGGGAGCGGCTGCTCATCGATGTCGAGGCTGTCGAGGCGGGCCAGGCGCGCCGACCCGCGCGGGGACGGGTCCAGGTGACGCTCTACGGCCAGCCCCCGCCGCTCACCGAGGGGCAACGGGTGCGGGGAGAGTTCCGCCTCCACCGGCCTCTCGGCTTCAGGAACCCGGCGGGCTTCGACTACCCTGCCCACCTGGCTCGTGAAGGGATCTACCTCGTGGGGAGCGGCCGTCCAGACCGGCTCGAGCCCATCACGCCCGAAGACCCTCCCTGGACGGTCCGGGTGAAACGCTGGGCGCTAGCGACCCTACACCGGAACCTGCCGCCGCGCTCGGCCGCTCTGCTGGCCGGCCTCCTCCTCGGTGAGCGCACCGGACTCCCCAGGAGCATGGACGAGGCCTTCCGACGTGCGGGGGTCTACCACATCCTAGCGGTGTCAGGCTTCAACGTGGCCCTGATCGCGTCCACGGTGTTTCTGGGGCTCCGGCTCGTGGGACTCCCGCGTCGGCTCGTGGCGGTCGTGGCATCGATGCTCCTGGTCGGGTATGCCCTGGTGGTCGGCGGGCAACCCTCGGTCGTGCGCGCGACCGTGATGGGTCTCCTACTGCTCCTGGGCCTTCTCCTCGAGCGCGACGCCAACCCCATCAACAGCCTCGCCCTGGCCGCGCTCGGAATCCTCCTCTGGCGCCCCGGGGATCTCTGGGAGCCGGGCTTTCAGCTCTCGTTCGCCGCCACGCTCGGGATCCTCTGGCTGACACCCTCTACCCTCGAGGTCCTCACCTCGCGCGGGTGGCCGACGTGGCTCGCGGCCGGCGTCGCGGTGAGCCTGGGCGCCCAGCTGGCGGTCACGCCGATCATGCTGAGCCACTTCAACCAGCTCTCGCTGGTCGGGATCGCCGCCAACCTGGTGGTGGTGCCGCTGGCGGCGCTCGCCACGACGCTCGGACTGGCGGCGCTCCTCGCCGCTTCCGTCTCGGACGGGCTCGCCCAGCTCTTCTTCGAGAGCCTCTGGTTGATCCTCCTCGCGCTCCGGTTCGCCGCGCGGCTCGCGTCCGCGCTGCCGTGGGCGCTGGTCCACCTCCCGGCGCCCCACTGGAGCGCGGTCGCCGCTTTCTACGGCTTGCTCGCGCTCGTCCCGCGGCTTCACCGCTCGGCGCGCGCGACGCTCATCGCCGGAATGCTCGCCGCTTGGGTGGTCGCCCTCTCCGTCTGGCCGTGGCTCAAGCCCCTGGACGGGCGGCTCCGCGTGACCTTCCTGGACGTCGGGCAAGGCGACGCCATCTTCGTCGAGCTTCCCGACGGCCGGCGTCTGCTACTCGACGGTGGCCCCGGCGGCGAACGGCGCTTCGACGTGGGCGAGCGGATCATCGCCCCGTTCCTCTGGAACCGCGGCGTTCACGCGCTCGACGTCGTCGCCATGAGCCACTCGGATCCCGACCATGCCGGCGGTCTGGCCGCCGTGATCTCGCGCTTCGGGATCAAGGAGTTCTGGGACAACGGGATCTGGGAGGCGGGGAGCGCGGAGCTCTACGGGCTCGTCGAACGCTCGGGGGCAATCCGGCGCTCGCTCACACGGGGGACGCGGTTCTGGCTGGGGCCGGTGCTGGTGACCGTGCTCAACCCGCCGGCGGTTCCGCTCCGGGGCTCGCCGCGCGGACCCGCCTCGGACGAGAACAACAACTCGCTGGTGCTCAGGCTCGACTGGGGGCTGGCCTCGTTCCTCTTCACGGGAGACCTGGAGCAGGAAGGGGAGGCGGCGCTCCTGGAGGCGCGGCAACCGCTCGGCCACCTGGTGCTGAAGGTAGCCCACCACGGGAGCCGCTATTCCACGACCGAGGCGTTTCTCGCGGCAGCGCAGCCCCGGCTCGCCGTCGTCTCCGCCGGCGCGCGCAACCCGTTCCGCCATCCGACGGGCGAGACCCTGGACCGCCTCGACCGCGCGGGGGCGAGGGTCTTCCGCACCGATCGGGATGGGGCCATCGTCCTGGAGATGGACGGAGCTACCATGAGCGTCACGCGCTGGGCGACCCGGGAGACGCAGACGTGGCTCCTGGATTCCGAGCCTGAGCCGGGCGCGGGAGAGCGAGCAGGGCGGGACAGCGCTCAGGTTTCCACCACCACCGCCAGTGAACCGGTACCCCCCCCTCTATAA